One Sodalinema gerasimenkoae IPPAS B-353 DNA segment encodes these proteins:
- a CDS encoding glycosyltransferase, giving the protein MENATAQTTTSSPMPTSNITQVHHGERYSPDYYLLTDADIQHHPQNLQQLLFKAEREGLDLVSLMVKLRCQSFWERLLIPPFIYFFQKLYPFDWVNNPQKSTAAAAGGCILIRRPALEHIGGLAAIKQTLIDDCALAQAVKRGQGQEYHGIWLGLSHKTISLRPYRSLWSIWGMVARTAYTQLKHSPLLLLFTLLAMGVTYLVPPIALIWGILNSDSFIAFIGFATWFLMAFSLLPTLRLYQQPPFLGLILPLIAALYSLMTLDSALRHWFGRGGAWKGRVYRGKGTA; this is encoded by the coding sequence ATGGAGAACGCTACAGCCCAGACTACTACCTCCTCACCGATGCCGACATCCAACATCACCCAAGTGCATCATGGAGAACGCTACAGCCCAGACTACTACCTCCTCACCGATGCCGACATCCAACATCACCCACAAAACCTACAGCAACTGCTCTTCAAAGCTGAACGAGAAGGCCTCGATCTCGTCTCCCTGATGGTGAAACTACGCTGTCAGAGTTTCTGGGAACGATTGCTTATTCCCCCATTTATCTATTTCTTTCAAAAACTCTACCCCTTCGACTGGGTCAACAACCCCCAAAAATCCACCGCCGCCGCTGCCGGAGGCTGTATTCTCATCCGTCGCCCGGCCCTAGAACACATTGGAGGACTGGCTGCCATCAAACAGACTCTCATTGATGACTGCGCCCTCGCCCAAGCCGTCAAACGGGGTCAAGGTCAGGAGTATCATGGCATTTGGTTAGGCCTAAGCCACAAGACCATCAGTTTACGCCCCTATCGCTCGCTCTGGAGTATTTGGGGGATGGTAGCCCGCACCGCCTACACCCAACTGAAACACTCTCCCCTCCTACTCCTGTTTACCCTGCTCGCCATGGGAGTCACCTATCTTGTTCCCCCCATCGCCCTAATTTGGGGCATCCTCAACAGCGACTCCTTTATCGCCTTTATCGGCTTCGCCACCTGGTTCTTAATGGCCTTTTCCCTCCTCCCGACCCTACGCCTCTACCAACAACCCCCCTTCCTAGGACTCATTCTGCCCCTAATTGCCGCCCTCTATAGTCTCATGACCCTGGATTCCGCCCTACGCCATTGGTTCGGCCGGGGCGGCGCTTGGAAAGGTCGAGTCTATCGGGGCAAGGGTACAGCCTAA